The Lutra lutra chromosome 16, mLutLut1.2, whole genome shotgun sequence genome segment tagcaaaccaaatctagcAGTACAATAATATGACTATATACCATGACCAGTGatatttatcccagaaatgcaaggatggttcacatatgaaaattaatcaatgtaatagaccatattaatagaatgaaggtttaaaaagaaaagatcatcTCAGTTGATGCAAGAACACATTTGATAAACTCCAGCacactttcatgataaaaaaaaatgccataagcTATAAATAGAAAGGAATATCCTCAACCTGATTAAAGCATTAACGAAAAAACTAGTTTCAAGCTGAAAGAAAgcaagcttttcctctaagatcaggaacaagacaaggatgcccattttTGCCACTCTTTCAAAGTTCTACTGGGAGGTTATAGATAGAGCTAGGCAAGGTTAATAAATTAAACCATCCATATTGGAAAGTAAGGGGTAAAATTATTGCTACTTGCAGATAACATGaacttatatatagaaaatcttcGTGAATCTACAGAAAGACTATGAAatctaataaatacaataaagagGTCCAATATGAATACAAGAtggacagagaaaaatcaattgtatttctatacaataaCAAGAAATAAtcctcaaaagaagaaaacaattgcACTTgcaataatattaaaaacaattaaatacttaggaatcaatttaaccaaggaggtgcaAAACTCATACACTAAGAAGTACAAAATGTTGCTGAAaggaattaaagacctaaataaatggaaggacacCCCGTGGTCATGGAGTAGATCACTTAATGTTGTTAAGATGACATTACCCCCCAATAAGATGTTGACCCAATGCAATTTCTCTCAAAATtccactggtctttttttttttttttttgcaaaaatgtaaagaCAGACTGTAAAATTCATATGGATGATGAACTCAGGCTAGGACACATGGGTCAGTGTATGGGTGACATTCACAGATAACCGGTGGGAGATACTTACAAAGGGTTATGAGAGCAAAGGGTGTGTGGTTTGTTCCTTAATGAAAGCAGCATTAAATGTCACTCAAAACAAAAAGGAGATAACATGTGAAGAATGAAGTAACAGACATGGCAGTGTGAGGAACCCTGCAGACCCACTTTCTAGAGCAACCGGTTAAAATTACAAAAGCACCGCCCTTTGAAGTCTTTAGAAATGGTCTAGGGacctagagaaaatgaaaaaaaaagttgttcaagAAAATCTACTAGAGTTCAATAACAATGCTAAGCATTGGTGGTGTTTGAATCAGGACTCACTCACTTCCTACGCCCTCCCAGCTCAGGGAGTTGGAAAACCCACTCTAGACTGGGGCAGCCAAGAACACAGGGTTCCCTCTCACCCCAACTCCCAACCAGAGGGCCGTATTTCCAGAAGGCAGGATCCAGCCTTTCTCATCTAGTCCCCAGCTACCTGCCATGGAACCGTGTTCTGTGCAAATGTGGCCCAGAGATGGGGGCTCCTTTCCTCCTCAAGCTCCACAGATGGGACAGAAGCTCTACCTTGGGCTCAGTGCCACCAAGAATACTCTGGCCCTGATTCCCATCATCTGAGTGTGTAAGGTGGTGCTTCCACATTTGGAGAGGCAAGCCAGGAAGACCCGAGTCTACTCCTCACCCTAACCTCCATCCTGCCCCTGGTCTTCCACTTCATGAATGCTCAGTGCATCCTGTGGGCTTGGCATTCAGAGAGAAGGAGGCCATTGCCTTCACCCTCTGCTCCAGACCCAGGCTCAGAGATTTTTGCCTAGAGGGCGCATCACGCCAGAATCCAGATAAATCCTAAACTCTTCCCAGAGGAATTGACTTCACTAAGGTAGAATATGGAGACGTGCAAGCTTCTTGGAGGGAGGGTAGAGGGGAAGGGGCTCTCAGGAGTGGATGATGTGATAAAAGGCAATTGGAAGGTGATTGGTAAAAATCACTGGACATATAAGATAAACTATAGGCTAGCTGGTTTGCCCAAGaaaaccagggagggagagagctgggAGGAGTCAGAGATCAGATCTCCAGAGCTGGCTTCTACAAACATGGGAATTTGATGGGTTTGGTCTGTGGAGCAATTTTTGCCCTAGGTTATTGTTGGAACAATAGAGAAATCAGCACTCAATGAGAGCACTCTAACAGCTGGATGTAGTTAGGAAAGGAGACCAAGAGAGCCCTGCCCAAACCAGTGTTATTCCGAAGTGACTGCCTGCAAGCAAGCTTGTCCAAACCCCTGCCCCCTGAGAAGTAGTATCACAAAGCTTAACACCACAGGGATGGGAGACTCTACAAAAATAATCCAACCAGtcgctaaaggaaaaaaaacaggcaaataaCAATAACAGGCCCAGCAAAAGGACCACTACCCAGAGATGCTACAGTGGATTATCCAAAATGTTCagggtccaaaaaaaaaaaaaaaaaattgagacatgCAAAGAAACTGGAAAGTATGACCCATATACCAGGAAAATTGAAAAGCAGGCACATAAACTGCCAGTGAATAAGACCAGATGTTGATTTTAACAGATAAAGCCTTCAAGTAGTCATTATAAATACATTCAAGAAGTAAAGGAAGGTGCAATGACATTACTTTATCAAAAAGAGAACACAACCAAAGACATAGAAATTGTTAAAAGAAAAGgatcaagggacacctgggtggctcagtcagttaagcatctgccttcagctcaggtcatgatcccagagtcctgggatcaagccccacatcaggctccagggagcctgcttctccctctgcctggtcctgtgccctgcttgtgctcgctctctcattcaaataaataaataaatcttaaaaaaaaagaaaaaggagaaaaataaacagaacctcAGAAAACTGTGGGACACTGTTAAGTACATCAGCATACACATAATGGGAATAccagaagagaggggaaagagaaggggataaaaaaatatttgagaaatgatGGCTAAAACTCCCCAGATTACttgtggggaggggaaagcatGTTCTGTAGACACAACAAACTTAAAgtagaataaatggaaagagatcTGCAACAGACTCATTGTAAAAATGTTGAAACAAAAAAAGAcggagaaaatcttgaaagcagcaagagaaaaaaaaaagacatcacttATAGGAGAATCCCAATAAGATTAGCAgctaactggggcacctgggtagctcagtggtcatgatctcagggtcctgggatcaagccccacatcgggctctctgctcagcggggagcctgcttcctcctccctttctgcctgcctctctgcctgcttgtgatctctctctgtcaaataaataaaagatcttttaaaacaaagattagcAGCTAACTTCTTCCCGAGAAATGACTCTAGCAAGCAGTGCAGTAACATTCAACATGCTTAAGAAAACAACTGTCAACCATGAACCCTGCACACAAAAAAGCCTCTTTCAAAAGTGGGAGTGAAATAAAACATTCCCATATAAACAAAAACTTGAGAATTTATTACTGGCAGACCAAACGTACAGGAAACTCTAAAGGATATTCTTTAAGTTGAAAGCAAGTGATCCAGCTGGTAACTCAGATCTGCATGAAAAAGTGAAGAGCAAAAGTAAAGGTAATTATGTCCTTCTATTAGTATAAATGTCCATTTTACTCctttcatgtctttttaaaaaagatttttattggggcgcctgggtggctcagtaggttaagccgctgccttcggctcaggtcatgatcccaggtcctggattcgagccccacattgggctttctgctcagcggggagcctgcttcctcctctctctctgcctgcctctctgcttacttgtgatttctctctgtcaaataaataaataaaatctttaaaaaaaaaaaagatttttatttatttacttgatagacagagatcacaagcaggcagagaggcaggcagagaaagagagggagaagcaggcttcctgctgagcagagagcccaatgcagggctcgatcccaggaccctgggatcatgacctgagccaaaggcagaggcttaacccatgcgccacccaggcgccccctttcatGTCTTATTTAGAGGGCAACTATATTAAGCAGGATGTAGATGATATACTCCCAGGTCTATAACATTAAAATGTGGTACAGTGACCGGCAAAAGGTGTCAAACGTTCAAAAATGATAGAAGCAAAACCATGAATCACCAAAGTAGTAACCAATAAATGTCTCCTGTGCACAAGAAGACAGTTTGCAAGCCAGGTGAAGGCACACCAAAACATGGAATGAGACTCAGCAGTATATTGTGATAAAGTAGCTTATCTAGCGAGAAAGCAGTGATTATTTATTCTTCACAGTGGTTGGTtataatattagaattttcttaaatgataagGAATCGGTCAGTGAGGTTACCTCATAACCATCTTGGGAAACAGTTGAAATTTTGCTTATGATTTCCAGAGGCATAAGCGAGAAATGACCCGGGTCAACTTAGTCTTGCATAATAAGCTAAATTAAGCTTTGTTTGTATGACTGAAGTGGTTTTGTCTGCTCAGGGGATTTTCAAGGCTGGTCtccatttgtttttgattttaacagATGTGAGTGGCAAAAGGAAATGACTCCAGATGGTAACTGGAACTTACAAGAACAAATGAAGATAAGCAGAAGAGATAAACAGGTCATTAAGACAAAAGTGAGAAATATGTtttgctctcctttcctctctcagcTTCTTTAAAAGGCATAGAGTTTAATTGGATGATTTGGTTTGGGGGATGTTGAGTTGTCTAAGTTCcacatatattttggatactaaccctttatcggatatgtcgtttgcaaatatcttctcccatgctatagcttgctttttagttttgttgatggttcccttcactgtgtagaagctttttttttttttaagattttatttatttatttgacagagagggagagagcacaagcaggcagagaggcaggcagagaaagagagggagaagcaggcttcctgctgagcagagagcccaatgcggggctcgatcccaggaccctgagatcatgacctgagccaaaggcagttgatcaaccaactgagccacccaggcaccccgtgcagcagctttttattttgatgtagttccaaggctttggggtttttttgtttgtttgtttgctttgtttctgtttgcttttgtttttgtttgctttgtttttgtttgcttttgttttcctcaggagacatatctagaaaaaagttgctacagctgatgtcaaagagatgaCTGCCTGTGTccccttctaggatttttatggtttcagatctcacatttaggtggTTAGTctattttgacttcatttttgtGCATGCTGTAAGAAAGCAGCCCAGTCGCCTTCTTTTGCATGTtcttgtccagttttcccaacaccctttgttgaagagcttgtccttttcccactggatattctttcctgctttgttgaagattaattgactgcataattgtgggtttatttctaggttttctattctgaTCTGTTGCTCTATGCCTACTTTTTGtcccagtaccatattgttttgattactatacctttgtaatataacttgaagtctggaattctgatgcctccagccttgcttttcttttcaaggttgctttggccaTTGGGGGCCTTTCCATACAACTTTTAGAACCATTctctctagttctgtgaaaaatgctgttggtattctgatagggattgccttCATTGAATAGTTGCTCTGGGTAGTAGAGAcagtttaacaatatttcttcttccaatccatgagcatggaatgtctttccacttctttgtgtcacCTTCCATTTCCTTCATTAGTGTTTCATAttctcagagtacaggtctttcccCTCTTATTCCTAGATGTCTTATTtgtggtgcaattgtaaatgggattgttttcttaatttctctttctcctgcttcattattggtgtatagtgtagaaatgcaatggatttccgGACTTTGACTGTTTTgtgtcctgtgactttactgaattcatttatcagttctagcaggttTTTTTTAGTGGAGCCTTacaggttttctatatacagtatcatgtcatctgcaaatagtgaaggttttactttttatttaccaatttgcatgccttttctttccttttcttagaagtttttatttaaattcctattagttaacatatagtgtaacattagtttcagatgtacagtttagtgattcaacacttccattcaacaccagtgctcatcccaagtgtcctccttaatccccatcacctaattAACCCGCTTGTCAAccatcctcccctctggtaaccatcagtttattctctatagttaagaatctgtttcttagcatggaggttcctcaaaatgttaaaaatagaactaccctatgacccagcaattgcactgctgggtatttaccctaaagatacaaacgtagtgatccgaaggggcacgtgcaccccaatgtttatagcagcaatgtctacaatagccaaactgtggaaagaacctagatgtccatcaacagacgaatggataaagaagatgtggtatatatacacaatggaatactatgcagccatcaaaagaaatgaaatcttgccatttgcgacgatgtggatggaactagagggtatcatgcttagcgaaataagtcaatcggagaaagacaactatcatatgatctccctgatatgagggagatgcaacatggggggttaagggggtaggagaagagtaaatgaaacaagatgggattgggagggagacaaaccataagtgactcttaatctcacaaaacaaactgagggttgatagggggaggggggttgggagggggggggtggggttatggatattggggagggtatgtgctatggtgagtgctgtgaagtgtgtaaacctggcgattcgcagacctgtacccctggggataaaaatatatgtttataaaaaataaaattaaaaaaaaaaaaagaatctgtttcttggtttccctctctcttcctcccccaccatgatcatttgttttgtttcttaaattccacatatgagtaaaatcatatgacatttgtctttctctgactgacttatttcactcagcatagtaccctctggctccatccatgtcattacaaatggcaagatttcattcttttttatggctgagtaatataggAATATTACTATTCCTATATGTATAGATTtggaatattatatatagtattatattattatataatacataatataatatatataggaacattcctatatatatatattcctctattatatatatattatatatccagTATGTTGGatatacatatcacatcttctttatccattcatcagtggacatttgggtccttgccataatttggctattgttgataatgctgctataaacattgggatgcatgtaccccttcgaattagtatttttgtatcctttgggtaaatacccaggagtgtgattgttggatcatagggtagttatggtttcaactttttgaggaacctccatactgtcttccacaatgGCCCCAGCagttcacatcctcaccaagagtgtaagaggatttctttttctgtttggttcttttttttttttttcatagattctatctctttgttgatactctcattttgttcatgtgtcATTTCTCGGATTTTGTTTAGTTGTCTGTGTTCTCTCGTAGATCACTGTGCTTCTTTAACACAATGACTTTGATGTATTTGGTAATTCATAgacattcatttcttttggtatGGGCTCTGgagatttgttttgttcctttgtttggaACACATTTTCCTGCGTGTTCACATGCGTTGTGATCATTTGTTGAGCTCTATGCACTTGAAAAAACTGCCAGCTCTCCCAGTCTTTATGGACTGGCTTCACACAGGGGAAGACCTTCACCAATTAGCCTGACTAGAGACTCTGGGGGCCTCTGAAACCTTTTGGAAGGATTCAACGTTTTTGGTCTTGTACCTGTAATTTCCCAATTAGAGAGGTTGGCTTATTTCTTCTTCAGGAGCTCCTCTGGGGTCTGTCTGTAGTGTTGCAAGTTCTTTGGTGCTGTAACAGCAAGCCAGCCCAGATCTCCTCTGTTCTCTGACCTCCCGTGCTCTCCCCAGGTGCCCAAAGTATGCCAGCTCACTGCTGGCTCCCCAAGTCGAGTGAGACAGATACCAGTCTCTTGGGCAGCCCTTTGAAAGCTGGAATGATGGATGCACATTCCATATTTCTCTACTCTCATCACTCCACCCCAACAAGAACCTGTGCCAGTGTGGGGAGAGGTGATCATAGATAAAGTAAATGGCTTTTCTACCCTTCTGGATGTACTTTGCCTTACCCTTGCCTGGGGAACTTTGTTTAACTGGTTTCTGGAGTTCTCCCAAAGGTATTTTGGTCCATACCAACTTGGTATCTCTGTTGGGGAGTGAGGGCTGGGACTTCCTAGTCCATCTTGCTGGGATCACCCAGACTCTTCCATTATTTACCTTAAGAGAtcacatgaggggcacctgggtggctcagtcattaaacgtctgccttcagctcaggtgatcatgggaccaagccccacttcgggctccctgctcaacaggaagcctgcttctccctttttcactccccctgcttgtattccatctctcgctgtctctctctgtcaaataaataaataaaatcttttaaaaagaaagaagaagaagagagagagagatcacatgaggTTCCCAAATGTATggaaccaaataaatacaaacacacTGAATGCAAGCCTGAAGGAGTGAGGCAAACCAAACAAACCTCCTTTAAGTAGTGAGGAAACTAAAGATAAGCAAGGCTATGGGATATGCCCAATGTCCAAGTCTTAGTGTGTAGCAGAACAGCAATCAGTGACCCAGAACTTTGGCAAGCAAAAGATAGGTCTATGTTGGGTTGAACAGTGTCACCCAAAGAGTCATGGCCACCAGGAACCTcagatgtgaccttatttggaaataacaggatcattgcagatgtaatcaagtcaGGGATCATAATaggagattatcctagatttAAAGTGGGCCATAAATCTGCTGGCTGATGTCCtcataagagaaagaagagggataTTTGAGACAGACACGCACAGGGAGAATGCCTTGTGAAGACAGAGTCAGAGGTTGGAAAGATTATGTCaataagccaaggaacaccagagATCTCCAGTAACCACCAGAGGCTTGAAGAGGTATAGAAGGGATGTTTCCTCAGACACCCCAGAAGAAGCCAACCCTGCCACTATCTTGGTTTTAGACTTctggcttctagaactgtgagagaataaatttctgtcattttaagcctCCCAGTCAGTGgttctttgttacagcagcccaaggaAACTAATATAGGGTATAGCTTCCCTCTCAGAGCCACAACTTCTATCCCCAATGCCACCATAAGCCATGAGACAGCAGTAGGGTCGGGTACTCTCATATCACATTGATTAGACAGCAGACTTGTAAAGACacagataaatagaaatatatagagcgaactttttttttttttttttcagtttgaaagTCACAGTTTATCTTTCTATAATTAGATTAGGAGGAAAAACCACGAAGAACCCATTGGTAGCAGGAAGAAGCAAGAGTCTTCTAGGGTCTGGCATTTGATGAGATATTCAGTTACTGTGcatttccattgtttttccaTGGCAGAACATATGGCAGAGACTTGGGAACACGCATGCCTGAAGCCAGGTTACTCTTATGTTCCACAACTATGTTGCTTGCAGGGCTGTTGTTGCCACAGTAGTTGGCTGTGCCCCAGACAAATGGGGTGCTGGTCTGTTCCCACAGATCTTTATCCCAGTCTTCATCGCAAGGAGGGCACTGCCATGTGCTCTCAGCCAGAGTCTCTTGTCCAAGGTTCCTGGTTTGGTTGACAACATCCTGCTCAATACAACTTTTATCATCACAGCTTGAGATATGATGACTGATTTCGGCCCGAGGAACCTGGTGACGAGCATTGAAGGGACAAGTAGCCAATTTGTTTGCGACATCAGGATGATTCTTTCTGCACTTGATAAGATGATAAGGAAACCTGCAGGCCCTGATCTGGTGGTTTTTATCATAGGGGCATTGTAATAGCTTTTCAGGGTCCAGGGAATCGATGtaagtttcttccatgttggAAGTGAAGAAGCTGAATCCAAGCACTCGGTCGAGACACGTTCTCTCCACAGCCCTAGAGCGAacttttttatatactttttaaaaacttgcataCAGTTTAAAAGATTGTATTGTATGCATagttcttcaactttttttttttttttaaggattgggGGCagtatatactttcttttttttttaagatttatttatttgacagagagagagacagagagagaggaaacacaagttgtgggggtggggagaggaagaatcaggcttcccgcggaACAGGgagtccgattcggggctcgatcccaggaccctgggatcatgacctgagccaaaggcacatgcttaacgacatagctacccaggtgccctcttcaaCTTGTTTTTTAAGGTGTGTTAAGCTTTAGAAATCTACtcaggtgggggcgcctgggtggctcagtgggttaaagcctctgccttcagctcaggtcgtgatcccagggtccagggatcgagtcccgaattgggctctctgctcagcagggagtctgtttcctcctctctctctgcctgcttctctgcctacttgtgatctccgtctgtcaaacaAATTTAAATGTTCCCAGTTAGTGGGCATATAGagtatttcttctgcttttgctGTTATGAACCAATAAACATGAATAATCCTTACCTGCCTCTTTGTAGATATGTAGTAATTTTTCTCCAGAAGAGCTACCTaaatacacaataaatatattgattctagtggcaaaaatatttttcatttgatataAACAGATTTCCCTAAAAGTCTTATttgtttatgtttaattttatgtgtcaattaaCTAGGGCCCAGTGGGCCCAGATATCTGGCTAAGCATTCTTTTAGGCCTCTCTGTGTAGGGGTTTCTGAATGAGATGAAATCTGagttggtagactgagtaaagcagattgccctccccagtgtaggtgggcctcatccaaccagttgaaggtctgaatagaacaaaaaggtggagtAAGGGAGAATTTGCTCTATTTATCTGCCTGTTTCTGCACTGAGACATTGGTTTTCTCCTGCGTTCAGTCTTAAACTTGGACTGGAGTAActgattctcaggcctttggacttggacaCTCCTGAGTCTCCAACCTTCTGTCTACAGGTCCTGGGGCCTTCAGTCTCCATTACCATGGGAACCAATCCCTTCATTTGAATGCAGAAATTCTGAAACTGGAAGCTCCTTCCTGTAAAGTTAGAGCTTGTGATGTAGGGTTTTCTTTGACTACCTCGCCCCTACACTGCAGATTTGGAACGACAAGGTATCTGACAAAATAACACCAGCCTGAGAGGAACCCAGTCCCTCGTTTCTCCTAACCCAGGAAACAACTCAGTGGAAACTTTGAAATTCACAAACATGGAgggaaatattttacattatgtCTTCCTAATGGGTGGCCCAGTCAAAAAAGGGATGCTAAGATGATGTTGGTGTCTTAGAGTTCATTGTCCAAACGCAGGTGTGGAGCCATGAGGACAGCTAGAGATGGTGAGAGTGAGGGAGTTTCAATAAGACACATTCGAGACCCACATGAGGGCCAGCACCAGGTGGGGACTGGAATTCAGATGGCCCAGCTCCAGAGCAACTTGATTATTCCAGAGATGTGAGCATTATGTGCTCCAGCTCATTTTACTTCCCAGAAACTTCGGATTGATTGTAGGGGGACAGGAGCTGTGGGTCAGCTACAATGAGCCACACGGGAGGAGAGAAAACTCTAATCGTTACCGCTTTCATGTCTTACTGATCTCAGAGATTCCTTCATGGAAACCCCTTTTGGGGACATACACTGTTCAGGTTTTCCAGGTACAACAGACGTTGCAATTCTTATTCTTGTTTCCTCTGTTGGGACGGTGTTCTTTAACCCAGTAGCCACTAACGCAGTCGTTTTCTAGAACAAACCGCACAAGACTCCACACCCCTGATTACTAGCTTCTCGTTTCCTGCATTCTTAAGTTTTCTGCCTAACTTTTTTCTTGTGAGCTCACCTGCGCCCTCCTGGCCAATAGACCATGATAAATTcaacaagaaatacaaaaatgaactcagagACATCTCCTGAGCTGCTGGACAGGGGCAGAGAGTTTgtgcaaaggaagaggaaagactcTGGACCAGCTGAGAGGACTGCCACGGACAGAGTCACGGGGGTAGGGGACAGCAGAACGTCACAGACGTCCCATTATGACGCATGTGGAACCTTAGCTGTGATTGGTCGGATGGGCACAGGGCTGGGATGAAAGGCCAGGACTCTGCACAGACCCTGCACTaagagtgggtggggggagaggggcgcTTTCTCCATCCCTGCTTTTACcgggcctctcctccccacaaccTTCGttcccacccagggcccccttcCTAGTCTCCCGGGTTTTCGGTATAGATTCTGGTCTCCCCCTCACTACCCACATCTACCTCCACTATCCCGTGGCAGctaaaaaagggggagggggacgggAAGAAAGACACCAAGCTGAGCCCCATTGGGCTGCGGAGGGAAAAACCAAAATCTGGAGTCTTGTGGAGCAATAACAAAGGGAAGGCCATCGCCGGAATGATCGATGTCGTGAGCTCACTGAGCCTCATCAATATAGGAAATTCCAgggttttaaaatgtgaaaccTTGGAAGGAAACTCAAGAGCTCTAACGAACATATCAGAAGTTCAACATCTTGAAAAGAGAGTCCTGCTGGGTACTCGTTTCCTGTAGGGTATTTTCTCCACCCCAGTGATGAACCTGAGTCCGCGATAATGGCTTATTCATGAGACGGCAGCCAGCACAAAGCTTTTCCCC includes the following:
- the LOC125087752 gene encoding gametocyte-specific factor 1, which codes for MEETYIDSLDPEKLLQCPYDKNHQIRACRFPYHLIKCRKNHPDVANKLATCPFNARHQVPRAEISHHISSCDDKSCIEQDVVNQTRNLGQETLAESTWQCPPCDEDWDKDLWEQTSTPFVWGTANYCGNNSPASNIVVEHKSNLASGMRVPKSLPYVLPWKNNGNAQ